A genomic region of Rhipicephalus sanguineus isolate Rsan-2018 chromosome 3, BIME_Rsan_1.4, whole genome shotgun sequence contains the following coding sequences:
- the LOC119386249 gene encoding uncharacterized protein LOC119386249, which yields MQQSASESMALFENVDMGEPAPPSAGPQPNEASRGQERHVSKVERKRRGHGNRTATHEDSDADVVDGAGAATIGSNVSTGRRSSTSSGGSTSTSGPIETAAINVSCRLCHEEAGGGLDEPLFRCPCRCADAFVHRSCLEELLYLPGPEGGPAACSTCGAHYPLRRRTKPLWRWFWEDETREDATLFLANLIFSVGNVGVLTMAWLYALFEYHPESRLSQASLASALFVLSVLWVAFGCVRFCVLSVSLVQWRRANTTLQALFADKSVAQA from the coding sequence ATGCAGCAGTCGGCCTCGGAGTCGATGGCGCTCTTCGAGAACGTTGACATGGGCGAGCCCGCGCCGCCCAGCGCCGGACCTCAGCCGAACGAGGCCAGCCGCGGACAGGAGCGACACGTCAGCAAGGTCGAGCGGAAGAGGAGAGGTCACGGCAACCGCACCGCCACCCACGAGGACAGTGACGCCGACGTCGTGGACGGTGCAGGTGCTGCGACGATTGGAAGCAACGTCAGCACCGGTAGACGCAGCAGTACCAGCAGCGGCGGCAGCACGTCGACGTCGGGGCCAATCGAGACGGCGGCGATCAACGTGTCGTGCCGACTTTGCCACGAAGAAGCCGGCGGTGGCCTGGACGAGCCGCTGTTCCGATGCCCGTGCCGGTGCGCGGACGCGTTCGTGCACCGGTCGTGCCTGGAGGAACTGCTCTATCTGCCAGGCCCCGAGGGCGGGCCCGCCGCGTGCTCCACGTGCGGCGCGCACTACCCGTTGCGGCGCCGTACTAAGCCGCTGTGGCGCTGGTTTTGGGAGGACGAGACGCGTGAGGACGCCACGCTGTTCTTGGCCAACCTCATCTTCAGCGTGGGCAACGTCGGAGTGCTCACCATGGCCTGGCTGTACGCGCTCTTCGAGTACCACCCAGAGTCGCGGCTGTCGCAGGCTTCGCTCGCCTCGGCCCTGTTCGTGCTCTCCGTCCTCTGGGTGGCCTTTGGGTGCGTCCGCTTCTGCGTGCTCTCCGTCTCGCTCGTCCAGTGGAGGCGAGCTAACACCACCCTGCAGGCGCTGTTCGCGGACAAAAGCGTCGCGCAGGCCTAA